CTCTACCGCAATCGGAGAAACCACAGCAATCGTACCGACCGAAGTTCCCATCGCCGTAGAGACGAACGCCGCCACCACGAACAGCACCACCACCGCGAACTGCGCCGGGATAAAGTCCAGGAGCAAGTAAGCCGCAGCCGACGCACTCGAGCGCCCCAAAATCCCCGCGAAAATGCCTGCGCAAAGGAAGATGAGAATCATCAAGAAAATATTGCGGTCGCCCAGCGCCCCCGCCATGATGTTCATCTTCTTGTCGAAATTCAGCTTGCGGTTCTGCATGCACGCCACAAAAATCGCAATCAAGAACGCCGCCACGATAGGAATGTTGTAGAACCCCATCGAAATATGGAGAACGTATTCAAACGTAATGCCAAGCCCCAGATAAAGTACCAGGAACACGGCGACCGGCAAAAGGGCAATCGGGTTACCCTTGATTTTATCTTCAATGTGTTCGTTCTGCATGCAAAAAAAGATAGAAAAAGCTCAGCCAAAAGCCAAGCTTTCAATAACCAGTGAACACTCCGGCATAAAGCTCGGAATATCAACTAATCTTTTACACAACGAATGCTGATATACTCAAAACTTGAACAAAAAAATCCAACTCTCGGACTCGAATTAACTACAGCACATTCATAGTAGCCATCTTTATCCATAATTTCTCTGTTCGTCCAGAACGACGTATGTTGACCATTCGTGTGGCAACTGACTGCGTTTTTCGAATAAACATACCTGCAATTACCAACAGGAAGTGCTGTAAATTCAAAGTCATCCGCACTCGTCTGTCTATCGTATTCCTTCCAGCCATAATCCGATTTTAGCGAAAGATAATCGATCAATGCATGAGACTCTATCAACTTGATAAGGCTATTAAAATCATCAGCCGACGGAAGATGCCAGCCAGCAGGGCAAGCCGTTAACGCAGCCGAATGAGTATAAAAGCGCCCCGGTTTTTCGAAATCTATTTCACCCACGAATTCTATACTAGAATCGGCCGCAAAATTAAGGTTTTCCTGCATCCAGACAGTGTTTCCAAGGCGAATTGTCTTGTAGGTTTGGCCATCACGCGGATCCACTAAAGTGCCCTTGTTCTCACGAATACAACGGACAAACTGTTTGTCACTTTTATTTGAGCCTCCGGACTTTTCAACGGAATCGTTCAAATAACTATAGCCATCTAAATAAAGAATTGATGTTGCCGCATGATCCGCATCCACTTCTTCAAGATCCCAAAAATAAGCGGCTTTATTTCCAGAATTCCAACTCATTTCACCATCATATTCCGAAT
The nucleotide sequence above comes from Fibrobacter sp.. Encoded proteins:
- a CDS encoding FISUMP domain-containing protein, which translates into the protein MDYKKILLVTTLLIACGDDSSTSPNASESSVNESSSSVQTPNSQGNSISSSTAEIKSSSSEEIESNTELKDPRDGQVYPIVDIEMQRWLNRNMNYASDSSWCYNDVEQNCDLLGRAYNWESAKQACPDGYRLPTSKDWNLLEKLIATSGVENKGEINYVMTGRYSEYDGEMSWNSGNKAAYFWDLEEVDADHAATSILYLDGYSYLNDSVEKSGGSNKSDKQFVRCIRENKGTLVDPRDGQTYKTIRLGNTVWMQENLNFAADSSIEFVGEIDFEKPGRFYTHSAALTACPAGWHLPSADDFNSLIKLIESHALIDYLSLKSDYGWKEYDRQTSADDFEFTALPVGNCRYVYSKNAVSCHTNGQHTSFWTNREIMDKDGYYECAVVNSSPRVGFFCSSFEYISIRCVKD